A stretch of Lactuca sativa cultivar Salinas chromosome 6, Lsat_Salinas_v11, whole genome shotgun sequence DNA encodes these proteins:
- the LOC111890253 gene encoding uncharacterized protein LOC111890253, giving the protein MLSHLCASLSQTSSSSISISFTSSTAFRHRLRPLFFYSPSKVLKLHKKVPAFSTNASMESPVGLSVDSVADGLKKQSLSEDKRVKLNLEDLNWDHSFVRELPGDPRTDIMPREVLHACYSKVSPSVQVENPQLVAWSESVAEILDLDPKEFERPDFPLLFSGASPLVGGLSYAQCYGGHQFGMWAGQLGDGRAITLGELVNSKNERWELQLKGAGKTPYSRFADGLAVLRSSIREFLCSEAIHSLGIPTTRALSLVTTGKYVTRDMFYDGNPKDEPGAVVCRVSPSFLRFGSFQLHASRGKEDLKIVQALADYTIRHHFPHIENMNKSDSLSFSTGQENDSVVDLTSNKYAAWAVEVAERTASMIAKWQGVGFTHGVMNTDNMSVLGLTIDYGPFGFLDAFDPSFTPNTTDLPGRRYCFANQPDVGLWNIAQFASTLSSAHLINEKESDYALERYGTKFMDDYQSVMTKKLGLPKYNKQLISKLLNNLAVDKVDYTNFFRLLSNIKADSSTPEEELLIPLKAALLDIGKERKEAWISWVKIYIEELLASGVGDEERKALMNSVNPKYILRNYLCQSAIDMAEQGDFDEVRRLLKVIERPYDEQPGMEKYARLPPAWAYRPGVRMLSCSS; this is encoded by the exons ATGTTGTCTCATTTGTGCGCCTCACTCTCTCAGACCTCCTCTTCATCCATCTCCATctctttcacctcctccaccgCCTTCCGCCACCGCCTCCGCCCCCTCTTCTTTTACTCCCCCTCAAAAGTCTTGAAATTACATAAAAAGGTGCCGGCTTTCTCCACGAACGCTTCCATGGAGTCGCCTGTGGGTTTGTCGGTTGATTCGGTCGCCGATGGATTGAAGAAACAGAGTTTGAGCGAAGATAAACGAGTGAAGTTGAACCTTGAGGATTTAAATTGGGACCACTCGTTTGTTCGTGAGCTCCCCGGCGATCCTCGTACGGACATCATGCCCCGAGAG GTCCTTCATGCGTGTTATTCAAAAGTATCCCCATCTGTTCAAGTCGAAAACCCCCAACTAGTCGCATGGTCAGAATCAGTCGCGGAAATTCTCGATTTAGATCCTAAAGA GTTTGAAAGACCCGACTTCCCACTTCTGTTCTCCGGGGCATCTCCATTAGTAGGAGG ATTATCTTATGCTCAATGTTATGGAGGGCATCAATTTGGAATGTGGGCTGGACAATTGGGCGATGGTAGAGCCATAACACTAGGAGAGCTTGTGAATTCAAAGAATGAAAGATGGGAGCTTCAATTGAAAGGTGCAGGAAAGACTCCATATAGCAGGTTTGCAGATGGTTTAGCTGTTCTTCGTAGCAGCATTAGAGAATTTCTTTGCAGTGAAGCAATTCATAGTCTTGGAATCCCAACTACTCGTGCACTTAGCCTTGTAACAACTGGAAAATATGTCACCCGTGATATGTTCTATGA TGGAAATCCAAAAGATGAACCTGGTGCAGTTGTATGCAGAGTTTCACCATCTTTTTTACGTTTTGGTTCATTTCAACTACACGCTTCACGAGGAAAAGAAGACCTTAAAATTGTTCAAGCTTTAGCTGATTACACAATCAGACACCATTTTCCTCATATAGAAAATATGAACAAAAGTGATAGTTTATCCTTTTCAACAGGCCAAGAAAATGATTCTGTAGTAGATCTAACTTCAAACAAATACGCAG CATGGGCAGTGGAAGTAGCTGAAAGAACTGCTTCCATGATTGCAAAATGGCAGGGTGTTGGATTCACTCATGGTGTGATGAATACAGATAACATGAGTGTATTAGGGCTCACAATTGATTATGGGCCTTTTGGATTTTTAGATGCTTTTGATCCAAGTTTTACACCAAACACTACAGATCTTCCAGGAAGACGATATTGTTTTGCAAATCAACCTGATGTTGGATTATGGAACATTGCTCAGTTTGCTTCAACTCTTTCATCTGCTCACTTAATTAACGAAAAAGAATCCGATTACGCCCTCGAAAG ATATGGAACGAAATTTATGGATGACTACCAATCAGTAATGACAAAAAAACTCGGGCTACCAAAATATAATAAACAACTGATAAGCAAACTGCTTAACAATTTGGCAGTTGACAAAGTTGACTACACGAATTTCTTTAGATTACTTTCCAACATCAAAGCTGATTCCAGTACTCCAGAGGAGGAATTGCTGATTCCACTCAAAGCTGCTTTGTTGGATATTGGAAAAGAGCGGAAAGAGGCTTGGATTAGTTGGGTCAAAATTTACATAGAGGAG CTATTGGCTAGTGGAGTTGGAGATGAGGAAAGAAAAGCTTTAATGAACTCAGTGAACCCAAAGTACATATTGAGAAACTATCTTTGCCAAAGTGCAATAGACATGGCTGAACAAGGGGACTTTGATGAGGTGAGGCGATTGCTTAAAGTAATAGAAAGGCCGTATGATGAGCAACCTGGAATGGAAAAATACGCGCGATTGCCTCCTGCATGGGCTTATCGTCCAGGTGTCCGCATGCTCTCCTGCTCTtcatga
- the LOC111890180 gene encoding octanoyltransferase LIP2, mitochondrial — translation MRIPRNLEVWKLGTLNYLEALKLQEKLASDRKISKISDTLLSLQHPPTYTLGKRRTDYNLLIPESELKSMGAELHYTQRGGDITFHGPHQAILYPIISLRELGLGARRYVENLESTMIDLASIYGVKAHGQRKCETGVWVGERKIGAIGVRISSGITSHGLAFNIDPDLSYFKHIVPCGIADKDVTSLAKETDIVLPDEEVVQEQLVSCFVKLFGYENVVWKKKELSRLMDD, via the coding sequence ATGAGAATTCCTCGGAATCTTGAGGTATGGAAGCTGGGGACACTCAATTACTTAGAAGCCCTTAAATTACAAGAAAAGCTAGCTTCCGATAGGAAAATCAGTAAGATTTCTGATACCCTTTTATCCTTACAACATCCACCTACATACACACTAGGCAAACGTAGAACAGATTACAACTTACTTATTCCCGAATCTGAACTTAAATCCATGGGCGCTGAACTTCACTACACACAAAGGGGAGGTGACATTACATTTCATGGCCCTCATCAAGCCATTCTATACCCTATTATTTCCTTAAGAGAACTCGGTTTAGGTGCTAGGAGATATGTTGAAAATCTTGAGTCAACCATGATTGACTTAGCTTCTATTTATGGGGTCAAAGCTCATGGTCAAAGGAAATGTGAAACTGGGGTTTGGGTTGGTGAAAGAAAGATTGGTGCAATTGGAGTTAGGATTTCATCTGGGATTACTTCACATGGTTTGGCTTTTAATATTGATCCTGATTTGAGTTATTTTAAACATATTGTGCCTTGTGGAATTGCTGATAAAGATGTTACATCTTTGGCAAAAGAGACTGATATTGTGCTTCCTGATGAAGAAGTGGTTCAAGAACAGTTGGTTTCTTGTTTTGTGAAGTTATTTGGTTATGAAAATGTTGTTTGGAAGAAGAAAGAATTATCAAGATTGATGGATGATTAG